Proteins encoded by one window of Yersinia massiliensis:
- a CDS encoding ABC transporter permease subunit → MRQQAGVITQSGRDKRRAVIDRLVRMVVTGSGMLVLLTLMLIFVYLLYVVFPLFKPAAISADQQFAVERSAPTLALGVDTQGNIGYRIDSQGKGYFIRLNPRGDSPAGAVFSERTLSPPPVSISRVAGGQPLYGVGLSNGQFLILQPDFSAMPPRWQFPLGEQPRFMDLQGQRLHHLALAEPQPQQFSIAAITDDGRLLAGNFTAQGQQITELVDVPQAEQLLLTPDGRLLYLLSGNQLYVYQFGTALTLREVVSLRSDKDTADGPLTLSLLAGGKSLLVQSPEGQLTLWFDVRKEQDNAFHLTPIRNFTSAGKGLVATENMRRVFASVSPKGELSLFSSIQSAPLLQQKMPNGITHAAFSSWGDNLLVEDSAGWSTYRVDNRYPDISWHSLWQRVWYENYPEPAYVWQSSSAEESYQAKFSLVPIIFGTLKAASYAMLFAVPLALAGAIYTAYFMSAGLRRVVKPAIEMMGAFPTVVIGLIAGIWLAPVIEHYLAGILLLPVLLALTILLCGWGSARIAEKMQWRLPTGWDVMVLLPVILLTGWLALWLGPQLAVWTLGLPLHEWLGDNYDQRNALVVGVAMGFALVPIIFSLAEDALFSVPPSLSQGSLALGATPWQTLVRVVFPSAFAGIFSALMIGFGRAVGETMIVLMATGNTPIIDGSIFQGLRAMAANIAIEMPEAVMGSGHYRVLFLTALVLFCFTFLVNTLAEAIRLRLRERYQMERTA, encoded by the coding sequence ATGCGGCAGCAGGCAGGCGTAATAACACAATCAGGGAGAGATAAGCGCCGCGCTGTCATTGATCGTTTGGTGCGCATGGTAGTGACAGGCAGTGGCATGCTGGTATTGCTGACACTGATGCTGATTTTCGTCTATTTACTGTATGTTGTTTTCCCCCTGTTTAAGCCTGCGGCGATCAGTGCCGACCAGCAGTTTGCGGTTGAGCGCAGTGCTCCCACCCTTGCACTTGGCGTTGATACTCAAGGGAATATCGGTTATCGCATTGATAGTCAGGGTAAGGGCTATTTTATTCGGCTTAATCCCCGAGGCGATTCTCCGGCAGGGGCTGTTTTCAGCGAACGGACATTATCACCACCACCGGTATCCATCAGCCGTGTGGCAGGGGGGCAACCCCTTTATGGTGTGGGTCTGAGTAACGGTCAGTTTCTCATACTGCAACCTGATTTTTCGGCGATGCCACCGCGTTGGCAATTCCCGTTGGGTGAGCAACCGCGCTTTATGGATTTGCAAGGCCAGCGCTTACATCATTTGGCGCTGGCTGAACCGCAACCACAACAATTTTCGATTGCGGCTATCACTGATGATGGTCGCTTGCTGGCGGGCAATTTTACGGCTCAAGGGCAGCAAATCACTGAACTCGTTGATGTACCTCAAGCAGAACAACTACTACTGACCCCCGATGGGCGTTTGCTCTATCTCTTATCCGGCAACCAATTGTACGTCTATCAGTTCGGTACGGCCTTAACATTGCGTGAGGTGGTATCGCTACGCAGCGATAAAGACACTGCTGATGGGCCGCTAACCCTTTCTTTGCTGGCGGGGGGGAAATCACTGCTGGTGCAATCGCCAGAGGGTCAACTGACGTTGTGGTTTGATGTCCGCAAAGAACAGGATAACGCATTCCATTTAACGCCTATTCGCAACTTTACTTCAGCGGGTAAGGGTTTAGTGGCGACTGAAAATATGCGTCGGGTTTTTGCATCGGTATCGCCCAAAGGTGAGCTATCTCTTTTCTCCAGCATCCAATCAGCCCCTTTGTTGCAACAAAAAATGCCCAATGGCATCACCCATGCGGCCTTTTCTTCTTGGGGCGATAACCTGCTGGTGGAAGATAGCGCCGGTTGGTCTACTTATCGGGTAGATAATCGCTATCCAGATATCAGTTGGCACAGCTTATGGCAGCGAGTGTGGTATGAAAATTACCCTGAGCCTGCGTATGTGTGGCAATCGAGTTCGGCTGAAGAGAGCTATCAAGCCAAATTCAGCTTAGTCCCCATTATCTTCGGCACCTTAAAAGCAGCCAGTTACGCGATGCTATTTGCCGTTCCACTGGCGTTAGCCGGTGCCATTTATACCGCCTATTTCATGTCGGCAGGTTTACGGCGCGTGGTGAAACCGGCCATTGAGATGATGGGGGCATTCCCCACTGTCGTGATTGGTTTGATTGCCGGTATTTGGCTGGCGCCGGTGATTGAACATTATCTGGCGGGGATCTTATTGCTGCCTGTGCTGTTAGCGCTGACTATCTTGCTATGTGGCTGGGGGAGTGCACGCATAGCGGAAAAAATGCAATGGCGACTGCCTACCGGTTGGGATGTGATGGTGTTATTGCCGGTTATCTTACTCACTGGCTGGCTAGCCTTGTGGCTGGGGCCGCAATTGGCGGTGTGGACACTGGGGCTGCCGTTGCATGAATGGTTGGGGGACAACTATGACCAACGCAATGCGCTGGTGGTGGGTGTTGCCATGGGTTTTGCCTTAGTGCCGATCATTTTTTCGCTGGCGGAAGATGCTTTATTCAGTGTACCGCCATCATTAAGCCAAGGGTCATTGGCGTTAGGGGCGACCCCTTGGCAGACTTTAGTTCGGGTGGTATTCCCTTCTGCTTTCGCCGGTATTTTCTCTGCGCTAATGATTGGTTTTGGTCGCGCCGTCGGTGAGACGATGATTGTCTTGATGGCGACCGGCAACACACCGATTATTGATGGCAGTATTTTTCAGGGGCTGCGCGCGATGGCGGCGAATATTGCCATCGAAATGCCAGAGGCCGTGATGGGGAGTGGGCATTATCGCGTGCTGTTTTTGACGGCATTGGTGCTATTTTGCTTCACTTTTTTAGTGAATACCCTCGCAGAAGCCATTCGGTTACGGCTGCGTGAACGTTATCAGATGGAGCGAACGGCGTGA
- the pstA gene encoding phosphate ABC transporter permease PstA → MTTGATKKWFASGSPWIWLTAGAVSISLLALLGVVLLLAGQGMRYFWPAPVYLFELKQTGAGPVSVIGEIYQQQSLPRQQLEQAGMILPPQAGETVTRYLIKTGNREIQGQDFHRLLGSDIQQRTQPKDLLVLDRQNNGMAYGFLAGMLDNTQPLVGDNLAQELQKRIPIIQGLVRQSKDIQFRQMNMLNQQFEALRLQKKRLEMTGSLDGDAQDSIEAEWGELQRRHQAMMEKLRSLQSEQDRYTLLLRDMNGQIHPLSLSQINRAWYPNDMTFGQKLSHWLAQVKHFLSDNPRNASNEGGVFPAIFGTVLMVILMSIVVMPLGVIAAVYLHEYAGKNWLTRMIRVSVVNLAGVPSIVYGVFGLGFFVYFIGGSLDKLFYPEALPNPTFGTPGVLWAALTLALLTLPVVIVATEEGLSRIPASLRQGSQALGASKAETLWHIVLPMAAPAMITGLILAVARAAGETAPLMLVGVVKSAPLLPVDGIFPFLHLERKFMHLSFQIYDMAFQSPNVEAARPLVFAIALLLVIIVVGLNLAAIGIRHHLREKYRGLML, encoded by the coding sequence ATGACGACAGGTGCGACCAAAAAATGGTTTGCCTCCGGTTCGCCGTGGATCTGGCTGACCGCCGGTGCTGTCAGTATTAGCTTGTTGGCTTTACTGGGCGTCGTTTTATTATTGGCTGGGCAGGGGATGCGCTATTTTTGGCCCGCGCCGGTCTATCTCTTTGAGCTGAAACAAACTGGGGCTGGCCCCGTCAGCGTGATTGGTGAAATTTATCAGCAGCAATCGCTACCGCGCCAGCAACTTGAACAAGCTGGGATGATTTTACCGCCGCAGGCCGGTGAGACAGTGACCCGTTATCTGATTAAAACCGGTAATCGGGAAATTCAGGGGCAAGATTTTCATCGGTTGCTCGGCAGCGATATTCAACAGCGTACGCAACCGAAAGATTTGTTGGTGCTGGATCGGCAAAATAATGGCATGGCATATGGTTTTCTCGCCGGAATGCTGGATAACACCCAGCCATTGGTGGGGGATAATTTGGCGCAAGAGCTGCAAAAACGCATTCCCATCATTCAAGGGTTGGTGCGGCAGTCAAAAGATATCCAGTTCCGCCAAATGAACATGCTTAACCAGCAGTTTGAAGCGCTACGGTTACAGAAAAAACGCTTAGAAATGACCGGTTCGCTCGATGGTGATGCGCAAGACAGTATCGAGGCTGAGTGGGGCGAACTACAACGACGCCATCAAGCGATGATGGAGAAATTGCGCAGCCTGCAAAGTGAGCAAGACCGCTATACCTTGTTGTTGCGGGACATGAACGGGCAAATTCACCCCTTATCACTCAGCCAAATCAACCGTGCTTGGTATCCCAATGACATGACTTTCGGGCAAAAACTGAGTCACTGGTTGGCGCAAGTTAAGCATTTCCTGAGCGATAATCCCCGTAACGCCAGTAATGAAGGCGGCGTGTTCCCTGCGATCTTTGGCACCGTATTGATGGTGATACTGATGTCCATCGTCGTCATGCCGTTAGGGGTAATTGCAGCGGTTTATTTACATGAATATGCGGGGAAAAACTGGCTGACTCGCATGATCCGCGTTTCTGTGGTGAATCTGGCCGGTGTACCATCGATTGTCTATGGGGTATTTGGCCTCGGTTTCTTCGTTTATTTTATCGGCGGTTCGCTGGATAAACTGTTTTATCCGGAGGCACTCCCTAACCCGACCTTTGGTACGCCAGGGGTGTTGTGGGCGGCATTGACGTTAGCACTTTTGACGCTGCCAGTGGTGATCGTCGCCACTGAAGAGGGGTTATCTCGCATCCCTGCCAGTTTACGGCAAGGCTCGCAAGCGCTGGGGGCCAGCAAGGCTGAAACCTTGTGGCATATTGTGTTGCCCATGGCGGCTCCGGCGATGATAACGGGGCTTATCTTAGCCGTGGCTCGTGCTGCCGGAGAAACCGCGCCGCTGATGTTGGTGGGCGTGGTAAAGTCAGCGCCACTCTTGCCGGTGGATGGCATCTTCCCATTCCTGCATTTAGAACGTAAATTTATGCACTTGAGCTTCCAGATATACGATATGGCGTTCCAGAGCCCTAATGTTGAAGCGGCTCGCCCATTAGTCTTCGCCATCGCATTGTTGTTGGTGATTATCGTGGTTGGCCTTAATTTAGCGGCAATCGGTATTCGCCATCATTTGCGCGAAAAATATCGAGGTTTAATGCTGTGA
- the pstB gene encoding phosphate ABC transporter ATP-binding protein PstB, giving the protein MGLLMPDALPLLDVQQLTREQTALAVDKLNLFYGDKQVLHDISFNVPKHRVTALIGPSGCGKSTLLRCFNRMNDLLDNCRLEGDIHLGDEAITGKSIDVAALRRRVGMVFQRPNPFPKSIYENVVYGLRLQGIRDRRVLDDAVERSLRAAALWHEVKDRLRENAFRLSSGQQQRLVIARAIAIEPEVLLLDEPTSALDPISTLTIEELITTLKQQYTVVLVTHNMQQAARVSDYTAFIHQGRLVEYNDTDALFTSPHQRRTEDYITGRYG; this is encoded by the coding sequence ATGGGATTGTTGATGCCGGATGCGCTGCCACTATTGGATGTGCAGCAATTGACCCGTGAGCAAACCGCCTTGGCGGTCGACAAGCTCAATTTATTCTATGGCGACAAGCAAGTGCTGCACGATATTTCATTTAATGTGCCTAAGCACCGTGTGACCGCGCTGATCGGCCCGTCAGGCTGTGGCAAGTCCACCTTACTGCGCTGTTTTAACCGCATGAATGATTTACTGGATAACTGCCGTCTTGAAGGTGATATCCATTTGGGTGATGAGGCTATCACGGGTAAAAGCATTGATGTTGCGGCGTTGCGTCGGCGAGTTGGCATGGTCTTCCAGCGACCTAATCCATTCCCAAAATCAATTTATGAAAATGTGGTCTATGGCTTGCGCTTACAGGGTATTCGCGACCGTCGGGTGCTGGATGATGCCGTCGAGCGTTCACTGCGAGCAGCGGCTTTGTGGCATGAAGTGAAAGACAGGTTGCGGGAAAATGCATTTCGCCTTTCTAGCGGTCAGCAACAGCGTTTGGTTATCGCCAGAGCCATTGCGATTGAGCCGGAAGTGTTACTGCTTGATGAGCCGACATCGGCCCTTGACCCTATCTCAACGCTGACCATTGAAGAGCTGATCACCACGCTAAAACAGCAGTATACCGTGGTGTTAGTGACACATAATATGCAGCAGGCGGCACGCGTATCCGATTATACCGCCTTTATCCATCAGGGGCGTTTGGTGGAATATAACGATACTGATGCTTTGTTTACCTCGCCTCATCAACGCCGCACGGAAGATTACATTACCGGGCGCTACGGTTAA
- the speG gene encoding spermidine N1-acetyltransferase, translating into MSTTSSVRLRPLERDDLPFVHQLDNNASVMRYWFEEPYEAFVELSDLYDKHIHDQSERRFIIESQGAKVGLVELVEINHIHRRAEFQIIIDPAHQGKGHAGTAAKLAMEYGFSVLNLYKLYLIVDKENKKAIHIYSKLGFEVEGELKQEFFINGEYRTVIRMCIFQPQYLAKYKTPSIKNA; encoded by the coding sequence ATGTCTACCACCAGCAGCGTCCGTTTACGCCCACTTGAACGGGATGACCTGCCGTTTGTTCATCAGCTAGATAACAATGCCAGTGTGATGCGCTATTGGTTTGAAGAACCTTATGAAGCATTTGTCGAACTCTCTGACCTGTACGATAAACATATTCATGACCAAAGCGAGCGCCGCTTTATTATCGAAAGTCAGGGCGCAAAAGTGGGTTTGGTCGAGTTAGTTGAAATTAACCATATTCATCGCCGTGCTGAGTTCCAGATTATTATCGACCCTGCTCATCAGGGGAAAGGCCATGCGGGAACAGCCGCAAAACTGGCGATGGAATACGGTTTTTCGGTGCTGAATTTGTACAAACTTTATCTCATCGTCGATAAAGAAAATAAAAAAGCCATCCATATCTACAGCAAGTTGGGTTTTGAAGTAGAAGGTGAGTTGAAGCAAGAGTTCTTTATCAATGGTGAATACCGTACCGTCATTCGTATGTGCATTTTTCAGCCACAATATTTGGCTAAATATAAAACGCCATCGATAAAGAATGCTTAA
- the purN gene encoding phosphoribosylglycinamide formyltransferase, with protein MKKIVVLISGQGSNLQALIDAQQQGRMSGQICAVFSNNAEAYGLERAELAGIAHHALDAKAYADRASFDAALAQAIDQYQPDLLVLAGYMRILSPAFVQHYAGRMLNIHPSLLPKYPGLHTHRQALENGDQEHGTSVHFVTEELDGGPVILQAKVPIFSNDTEDDVVERVQTQEHSIYPLVVGWFADGRLTMRDNTAWLDGECLPLQGYAAE; from the coding sequence ATGAAAAAAATCGTCGTCCTGATCTCCGGTCAGGGAAGCAATCTGCAAGCACTGATAGATGCCCAGCAACAAGGGCGCATGTCAGGCCAGATTTGTGCTGTGTTCAGTAATAACGCTGAGGCTTATGGGTTAGAACGTGCTGAACTGGCGGGGATTGCGCATCATGCTTTGGACGCTAAAGCCTATGCAGATCGTGCCAGTTTCGATGCTGCATTGGCCCAAGCTATCGACCAATACCAGCCTGACTTACTGGTACTGGCCGGTTATATGCGTATTCTCAGCCCCGCGTTTGTGCAGCACTATGCAGGGCGGATGTTGAATATCCACCCTTCCCTGCTGCCAAAATACCCTGGCCTACACACTCACCGCCAAGCGCTAGAAAACGGCGATCAGGAGCATGGTACCTCAGTGCATTTTGTGACTGAAGAGCTAGATGGTGGCCCCGTTATCCTGCAGGCTAAAGTCCCGATTTTCAGTAATGATACTGAAGATGATGTCGTCGAGAGAGTGCAAACGCAGGAGCACAGCATCTATCCATTGGTTGTCGGCTGGTTTGCGGATGGTCGACTGACTATGCGTGATAACACGGCTTGGTTGGATGGTGAATGTTTACCGCTTCAGGGCTATGCAGCTGAATAA
- the purM gene encoding phosphoribosylformylglycinamidine cyclo-ligase, with amino-acid sequence MTNKTSLSYKDAGVDIDAGNDLVDRIKGVVKQTRRPEVMGGLGGFGALCALPQKYREPILVSGTDGVGTKLRLAMDLKRHDTIGIDLVAMCVNDLVVQGAEPLFFLDYFATGKLDVETAASVITGIAEGCKQSGCALVGGETAEMPGMYHGEDYDVAGFCVGVVEKSEIIDGTKVTPGDVLVALGASGPHSNGYSLVRKILEVSNTNPEQTQLEGKSLADHLLEPTKIYVKSILSLIEQLDDIHAIAHLTGGGFWENIPRVLPQGTQAVIDESSWQWPAVFSWLQQAGNVSRHEMYRTFNCGVGMVVALPAELADKAVELLTASGEKAWKIGVIAAAAQGTEQVIIHS; translated from the coding sequence GTGACCAACAAAACCTCTCTCAGCTATAAAGACGCAGGTGTAGATATCGATGCCGGCAATGACCTTGTTGATCGCATAAAAGGTGTGGTTAAACAGACCCGCCGCCCAGAAGTGATGGGTGGATTGGGCGGGTTCGGTGCCCTGTGCGCTTTGCCACAAAAATACCGTGAACCGATTTTAGTTTCAGGCACCGATGGCGTCGGCACTAAGCTACGTCTGGCGATGGACTTGAAACGCCACGATACCATTGGTATCGACTTAGTGGCCATGTGTGTCAACGATCTGGTTGTTCAAGGCGCTGAGCCACTGTTCTTCCTTGATTACTTCGCGACCGGCAAACTGGATGTGGAGACTGCCGCCAGTGTCATTACCGGTATCGCCGAAGGGTGTAAACAATCAGGTTGTGCGCTGGTCGGGGGCGAAACTGCTGAAATGCCGGGCATGTACCACGGCGAAGATTATGACGTCGCAGGTTTCTGTGTTGGCGTAGTCGAAAAATCTGAAATCATCGATGGCACGAAAGTGACGCCGGGTGATGTGCTGGTGGCCTTAGGGGCGAGCGGCCCACACTCCAATGGCTATTCGTTGGTGCGCAAAATTCTGGAAGTCAGCAATACCAACCCAGAACAAACGCAATTGGAAGGTAAATCACTGGCTGATCATTTGCTGGAACCGACCAAAATCTACGTAAAATCCATTCTCAGCTTAATTGAGCAGCTTGATGACATTCATGCGATTGCTCATCTGACCGGTGGTGGCTTCTGGGAGAATATCCCACGCGTCTTACCGCAAGGCACCCAAGCGGTTATCGATGAAAGCAGCTGGCAGTGGCCTGCGGTATTCAGTTGGTTACAGCAAGCGGGGAATGTGAGCCGTCACGAAATGTACCGTACCTTTAACTGTGGTGTTGGTATGGTGGTTGCTCTTCCTGCGGAACTGGCTGATAAAGCCGTTGAGTTGCTGACCGCATCAGGTGAAAAAGCGTGGAAAATTGGTGTCATCGCTGCTGCTGCACAAGGCACAGAGCAGGTCATCATTCATTCATAA
- the upp gene encoding uracil phosphoribosyltransferase yields the protein MKIVEVKHPLVKHKLGLMRENDVSTKRFRELASEVGSLLTYVATADLETEKVTIEGWNGPVEVEQIKGKKITVVPILRAGLGMMEGVLENVPSARISVVGVYRDEETLKPVPYFQKLVSNINERMALVVDPMLATGGSMIATIDLLKKAGCQSIKVLVLVAAPEGLKALEAAHPDVEVYTASVDQGLNEHGYIIPGLGDAGDKIFGTK from the coding sequence ATGAAGATCGTTGAGGTGAAACACCCACTTGTAAAACATAAACTTGGTTTGATGCGTGAGAATGATGTGAGTACCAAGCGTTTTCGCGAGTTAGCGTCTGAAGTGGGGAGTTTGCTGACTTACGTGGCAACCGCTGATTTGGAAACTGAAAAAGTGACCATCGAAGGTTGGAACGGGCCGGTTGAAGTTGAACAGATTAAAGGTAAGAAAATCACTGTTGTGCCTATCCTGCGTGCCGGTCTGGGCATGATGGAAGGGGTGTTGGAAAATGTTCCGAGCGCCCGTATCAGCGTAGTTGGTGTTTATCGTGATGAAGAAACACTGAAGCCAGTCCCTTACTTCCAAAAATTAGTTTCCAATATCAATGAGCGCATGGCTTTAGTGGTTGACCCGATGTTGGCAACCGGTGGTTCGATGATTGCGACCATTGACCTGCTGAAAAAAGCAGGCTGCCAGAGTATTAAAGTCTTGGTGTTGGTTGCGGCGCCAGAAGGTCTAAAAGCATTAGAAGCCGCCCATCCAGATGTTGAGGTATACACTGCTTCCGTCGATCAGGGCTTGAACGAACACGGTTACATCATCCCAGGGTTGGGTGATGCCGGTGATAAGATTTTTGGAACGAAATAA
- the uraA gene encoding uracil permease, translating into MSRRTIGVSERPPLLQTIPLSFQHLFAMFGATVLVPILFKINPATVLLFNGIGTLLYLFICKGKIPAYLGSSFAFISPVLLLLPLGYEVALGGFIMCGVLFCLVALIVKKAGTGWLNVLFPPAAMGAIVAVIGLELAGVAAGMAGLLPAQGVTVDSTTIIISMTTLGVTILGSVLFRGFFAIIPILIGVLVGYALSFVMGVVDLKPISDAHWLALPTFYTPRFEWFAILTILPAALVVIAEHIGHLVVTANIVKKDLVRDPGLHRSMFANGISTVISGFFGSTPNTTYGENIGVMAITRVYSTWVIGGAAILAILLSCVGKLAAAIQAVPVPVMGGVSLLLYGVIAASGIRVLIESKVDYNKAQNLILTSVILIIGVSGAKVNIGATELKGMALATVVGIGLSLLFKVISLFHTEEEILDAVEDESAR; encoded by the coding sequence ATGAGCCGTCGCACCATTGGCGTCAGCGAGCGTCCACCGCTGCTCCAAACAATCCCCCTGAGTTTTCAACATTTGTTTGCTATGTTTGGTGCCACTGTTTTAGTTCCTATCCTGTTTAAAATTAACCCGGCCACGGTGCTGCTGTTTAACGGCATCGGGACGTTGCTTTATCTTTTCATCTGTAAAGGCAAGATCCCAGCTTATTTAGGGTCAAGTTTTGCGTTTATCTCACCGGTTTTACTGCTATTACCTTTAGGTTATGAAGTTGCATTAGGCGGCTTTATCATGTGCGGCGTGCTGTTCTGCTTGGTCGCATTGATCGTTAAAAAAGCCGGTACGGGATGGCTGAACGTTCTCTTCCCGCCTGCGGCGATGGGGGCGATTGTCGCCGTTATCGGCCTTGAATTAGCGGGTGTTGCTGCGGGTATGGCGGGCTTATTACCTGCGCAAGGAGTGACGGTAGACTCCACAACCATCATCATTTCCATGACCACCTTGGGTGTGACCATTTTAGGTTCGGTGCTCTTCCGTGGCTTCTTCGCCATTATCCCGATTCTGATTGGTGTATTGGTCGGTTATGCCTTGTCATTCGTGATGGGTGTTGTTGATTTAAAACCGATTAGTGATGCCCATTGGCTGGCATTACCGACGTTTTATACTCCGCGTTTTGAATGGTTCGCCATTTTGACCATCTTGCCTGCTGCGTTGGTTGTGATTGCTGAGCATATTGGGCATTTGGTCGTCACCGCCAATATCGTGAAGAAAGATTTGGTTCGCGACCCAGGCCTGCATCGCTCCATGTTTGCCAACGGTATTTCTACCGTGATTTCGGGTTTCTTTGGCTCGACACCTAACACCACCTATGGTGAAAATATCGGTGTGATGGCCATCACCCGCGTTTACAGTACTTGGGTGATCGGTGGTGCGGCGATATTGGCGATACTGCTGTCTTGCGTCGGTAAACTTGCTGCGGCCATTCAGGCGGTACCGGTGCCTGTCATGGGCGGCGTATCACTGCTGTTGTACGGCGTGATCGCTGCATCAGGTATTCGTGTGTTGATTGAGTCAAAAGTGGACTATAACAAGGCACAAAACCTGATTTTAACCTCCGTTATCCTGATTATCGGCGTCAGTGGCGCGAAAGTGAACATTGGTGCGACTGAATTGAAAGGTATGGCGCTGGCGACTGTCGTCGGTATCGGCTTGAGTTTGCTGTTCAAAGTGATCAGCTTGTTCCACACGGAAGAAGAAATTCTTGATGCCGTGGAAGATGAATCGGCTCGATAG
- the hda gene encoding DnaA inactivator Hda, with product MNTPAQLSLPLYLPDDETFASFYPGENPSLLAAIQSAVHQSHGSYIYFWSREGGGRSHLLHAACAELSQKGEAVGYVPLDKRAYFVPEVLDGMEQLALVCIDNIECIAGDEQWEMAMFNLYNRIVETGRTRLLITGDRPPRQLNLGLPDLASRLDWGQIYKLQPLSDDEKLQALQLRAKLRGFELPEDVGRFLLKRLDREMRTLFMTLDQLDRASITAQRKLTIPFVKEILGL from the coding sequence CTGAATACGCCGGCACAGCTTTCACTGCCACTTTATCTTCCCGATGATGAAACTTTTGCCAGTTTTTATCCGGGTGAGAACCCGTCGCTATTAGCGGCTATCCAATCCGCTGTTCATCAATCTCACGGCAGTTATATCTATTTCTGGTCACGCGAAGGCGGGGGCCGTAGCCATCTATTACATGCAGCTTGCGCGGAATTATCGCAAAAAGGCGAAGCTGTCGGTTATGTTCCGCTGGATAAACGTGCCTATTTTGTCCCAGAAGTGCTCGATGGCATGGAGCAACTCGCGCTGGTCTGCATTGATAATATCGAGTGTATTGCGGGTGATGAGCAGTGGGAAATGGCGATGTTTAATCTCTATAACCGCATTGTAGAAACCGGTCGTACTCGTTTGTTGATTACAGGTGATCGCCCGCCACGCCAGCTTAATCTTGGTCTACCGGATTTGGCCTCTCGCCTCGATTGGGGGCAGATCTACAAATTGCAGCCGCTCTCTGATGATGAAAAACTGCAGGCTTTACAACTGCGCGCCAAATTGCGCGGGTTCGAGTTGCCGGAAGATGTGGGTCGTTTTTTGCTCAAACGGCTGGATAGAGAAATGCGCACACTGTTTATGACGCTGGATCAGCTTGATCGTGCCTCTATTACCGCCCAACGTAAGCTGACGATCCCTTTTGTGAAAGAGATCCTCGGGCTATAA
- the arsC gene encoding arsenate reductase (glutaredoxin) (This arsenate reductase requires both glutathione and glutaredoxin to convert arsenate to arsenite, after which the efflux transporter formed by ArsA and ArsB can extrude the arsenite from the cell, providing resistance.) — translation MKEVTFYHNPRCSKSRETLALVEQQGIKPHVVLYLETPPSVAALKTLLQQLGFTDARQLMRTKEELYKTLNLADAALTQDQLLQAMSDNPKLIERPIVVSHGKARIGRPPESVLEILQ, via the coding sequence ATGAAAGAAGTCACGTTTTACCATAACCCTCGTTGTTCCAAAAGCCGTGAAACACTGGCACTCGTTGAACAACAAGGCATCAAGCCACATGTCGTGCTGTATTTAGAGACCCCACCGTCAGTAGCGGCGTTAAAAACGTTGTTACAGCAGTTGGGTTTTACTGATGCTCGCCAATTAATGCGCACCAAAGAAGAGTTGTATAAAACACTAAACTTGGCAGATGCCGCACTGACACAAGATCAGTTACTGCAAGCCATGAGTGACAATCCTAAGCTGATCGAGCGCCCTATCGTGGTATCTCACGGCAAAGCGCGCATTGGCCGCCCGCCTGAGAGTGTGCTTGAGATTTTGCAGTAA